From a region of the Sphaerodactylus townsendi isolate TG3544 linkage group LG09, MPM_Stown_v2.3, whole genome shotgun sequence genome:
- the FAM217A gene encoding protein FAM217A, which translates to MPDPKPLAYLHDEAQTCISSHTECTRNVLHRNANSVTRKREGQKYILWFGKGNMTKKSPNLMEKNNFVPGIYGTSLPLSSFAHQTQHNCGSDSDGSAENKLNSHGDKIVSGGVLASTFYKDHYKSAVEQLAALSLSKNTRTAQLNSNSDKQGTLNFWSYMYHQGTNSVSRKTFAEMPSSSSDTPISLICTNPALVGSHRVNKYQSILYPGAQQTVSENCCRNGDGDFFRKTRKASASDSYPATNNSCEDLLSVMKLAWKTRNSQREDSLFAEKKDSFESSKNRVDLLKYFKNANLNLRPEPIEDIETSSSAECHTFSYPDFLPMPFNKLDLKKLSSSKWNDWKLAFEPPLEESLDKLISRLVEMERLQHLTILKERTKERSASPTTALNNRPSSTKELYQLKQLKSVDLLCPQAAFDGDLHNFSSCVQEPDIPKCSCHRCQQKWNSRPISPMCSKQLRSSCNKCTKAPVTLDSSNIVARRSLSCSSSTKVRSGVKVLSPSTPVPFFLPDGENAKCKQQKTRRKSCRKNVALMSKPFTSQKLKSLSVLATTKYTQVDHQ; encoded by the exons ATGCCTGATCCTAAACCTCTGGCATATCTACATGATGAGGCGCAAACATGCATTTCCTCACACACAGAATGCACTAGAAATGTTTTGCACCGAAACGCCAACAGTGTGACCCGGAAACGAGAGGGTCAAAAGTACATTCTTTG GTTTGGCAAAGGAAACATGACCAAGAAGTCTCCCAActtaatggaaaaaaataactttgttcCTGGCATCTATGGGACCAGTCTCCCTCTGAGCAGCTTTGCTCACCAG ACACAACACAATTGTGGTTCGGATTCTGATGGCTCAgctgaaaataaattaaattcaCATGGAGATAAAATTGTCTCTGGAG GTGTTCTTGCAAGTACATTCTATAAG GATCATTATAAAtctgcagtggaacagctagCAGCTCTTAGCTTGTCAAAAAATACAAGGACAGCACAG CTCAATTCAAACAGCGACAAACAAGGGACCCTCAATTTCTGGAGCTATATGTACCACCAAGGCACCAATTCAGTGAGCAG aaaaacttttGCAGAAATGCCATCTAGCTCCAGTGATACTCCAATAAGCCTCATCTGTACCAATCCAGCACTGGTAGGTTCTCACCGTGTGAATAAATACCAGTCCATTTTGTATCCTGGAGCTCAGCAGACTGTTTCAGAAAACTGCTGTAGAAATGGAGACGGTGACTTTTTCAGGAAGACCCGGAAAGCCTCTGCTTCTGATTCGTATCCTGCTACAAATAATAGTTGCGAAGATCTGCTTTCTGTAATGAAACTGGCGTGGAAAaccagaaacagccagagagaggaCAGCCTTTTCGCTGAGAAAAAGGATTCATTTGAGAGTTCAAAAAATAGGGTAGATCTGCTAAAGTATTTCAAAAATGCAAATCTTAATCTAAGACCAGAGCCTATAGAAGACATAGAAACTTCCAGTTCAGCCGAGTGCCATACATTTTCATATCCTGATTTCCTTCCTATGCCTTTCAAtaaattggatttaaaaaaattgtcctcATCCAAGTGGAATGACTGGAAATTAGCATTTGAACCACCTTTGGAAGAGTCGCTTGATAAACTCATTTCTCGCTTAGTGGAAATGGAAAGGTTACAGCACTTGACAATATTAAAAGAAAGGACAAAGGAACGATCCGCTTCTCCTACCACGGCTCTCAATAACCGCCCCAGTTCTACAAAAGAGTTGTATCAGTTGAAGCAGCTGAAGTCAGTTGATCTTTTGTGTCCCCAGGCAGCCTTTGATGGAGATTTGCACAATTTTAGCAGTTGTGTGCAGGAACCAGACATCCCAAAGTGCTCTTGCCACCGCTGCCAACAGAAATGGAATTCCAGGCCAATTTCCCCAATGTGTTCAAAGCAGTTGCGATCATCCTGCAATAAGTGCACTAAAGCACCAGTGACTTTAGACTCCAGCAACATAGTTGCCCGAAGGTCTCTGTCATGCTCTAGTTCAACAAAAGTCCGATCAGGTGTCAAGGTGCTTTCGCCCAGCACACCTGTACCTTTTTTTTTACCTGACGGCGAAAATGCAAAATGTAAACAGCAGAAGACCAGAAGAAAATCTTgcagaaaaaatgtagcattaaTGAGCAAACCTTTCACCTCTCAGAAATTAAAATCTTTATCTGTTCTGGCAACAACTAAGTATACTCAGGTTGACCATCAGTAA